CGCTCTCCAATGGCCCGGGAAAAGGACAACATCGCGCTCTCCGACGAGCACAACTCTCGTGGCATCGAGCTGGCGGACCGTGGGTGGCTGGACGAGGCCATCAAGGAGTTCAAGAAGGCGATCGAGCTGGATCCGTCCTCGGCCCACGCGCACGACAACCTGGCCACCGTCTACGCCGAGAAGAAGCTCTTCCGGGAGGCGCTGGGGGAGTACCTCACGGCGCTGAAGCTGGAGCCCGAGAGCGCCACGGCGCACTACAACCTCGCCTGCTTCCTCTCCACGCACGCCGCCGAGATGGCGGTGGAGGAGTACAAGGAGGCCATCGAGCTGGATCCGGAGTACCCGGACGCGCACCTGAACCTGGGGCTCACCTACGCGGACCAGGGCCGGGTGGAGGAGGCCATGCGCGAGCTGCAGACGGCCATCGAGTTGGATCCGCAGGACGCCTTCCCCCGGCACGAACTGGCCGCGCTGCAGATGGACGAGGGCGACTACCGCTCCGCCATCACCCAGCTCAAGGAAGTGGTGCGGCTGGAGCAGGACAACTTCGAGGCCCACCTGGACCTGGGCATCTGCTACGCGCAGAAGGGCTTCTACGCCGAGGCCGAGCGGGCCTACGAGAAGGCGCGGGGGCTCAACGCGGAGGACCTGCTCCTCAACTACAACCTGGCGGCGCTCTACGCGCTGTGGGGCCGGCCCAAGGATGCCGTCACCTTCCTGCGCCAGGCGCTCACCGCCGACAAGTCCAAGGTGATGGGCTGGTTGTCGACGGACCCCATGTTCGACGCGCTCAAGGGCGACGCCGAGTTCGAAGCGCTATTCTGACGCGATGGAATGGCTTTTTCTCGGACTGGCGCTCCTGCTCGTCTTCGCCAATGGCTTCTTCGTAGCGACGGAGTTCGCCATCGTGAAGGTCCGCGCCACGCGCCTGCAGGCGATGGTGGACGAGGGCCGGCCCGGCGCGGGCAACGCGATGAAGATGGTGGAGAAGCTGGACGCCTTCCTCTCCGCCACGCAGTTCGGCATCACCCTGGCCTCCCTGGGGCTCGGCTGGCTGGGTGAGCCCGCCTTCGCGCACCTCCTGGAGCCCGTGCTGGTGGGGCTCGTGCCCGAGGGGGCCAGCAGCACGGTGGCCCACAGCGCCGCGGTGGCCATCGCCTTCGCGCTCATCACCTTCCTGCACATCGTCGTGGGGGAGCTGGCGCCCAAGAGCCTGGCCATCCAGCGCGCCGAGGCCACCACGCTCGCCGTGGCGCTGCCGATGCGCGCCTTCTACTTCCTCTTCTACCCGGCCATCTGGCTGCTCAACGGCATTGCCCGGAAGCTGCTGAACGCCTTCGGCATCGAGGCGGCCAGCGAGGCGCACGAGGCGCACAACGAGGACGAGCTGCGCGTCATCCTCCACAGCTCCGCGGAGGCCGGCTCCATCACCACCTCGCGCGCGGAGCTGCTCGAGCGCGCCCTGGAGATGGCCCAGAAGACGGCCCGCCAGGTGATGGTGCCCCGCAACCAGGTGAAGTACCTGGACGTGGAGGAGCCCCTGGAGAAGTGCATCGCGGACGCGCGGGCCGCCGGGCACACCTGGCTGCCGGTGTGCCGGGGCAGCATGGACGAGGTGGAGGGCGTGGTGAACGCCAAGGACCTCTTCTTCCTGCTCTCCAAGGGCGAGCTGCGCGCGCTCTCCCAGGTTCAGCGCCCCGTGCTCTTCATCCCCGAGAACGTCAGCCTGGAGCAGCTCCTGGCGGAGTTCCGCCGCCGCCGCCGCCAGACGGCGCTGGTGGTGGACGAGCACGGGGGCACCTCGGGGCTGGTGAGCATCGCGGACGTGGTGGCCGAGGTGGTGGGCGACGTGGCGGAGCTGGGCCGGCGCATGGACGAGGTGCGCTCGCTGCCCGGCGGCCGCTTCGAACTGCCCGGCACCGCGCAGCTGGACGACTTGGAAGACCGGCTGGACGTCTCCTTTGATCTCAGCGAGGACGAGCAGGGCGAGGTGACGACCATCGCCGGCTACCTCATGACGAAGCTGGGGCGCGTGCCCGAGAAGGGCGACACCCTCAAGCTGGACATGTGGCGCATCCAGGTGGAGGAAGTCGAAGGCCCCCGGGTGGTGCGGGTGACGGTGGAGCCCCAGTCTGCCACCAAGCCCTCCGTGCCGCCGGCGGGTACCCCAGGGTCGCCCCCGGGCGCCTGAGAAGGCATGTCAGACCCGCCGGCTACAACGGCAGGGTTGCAGACCCTTCGGGGCAAGAAGGCAAGCAAGGGAACGTCGGCTGACCCCACGTAGGGTCATGCGTGGCATGGTCACGCTTGATCCACCGCCGGGCGGCTGGTAGTCCTTGCATTCGTTCCGAGGCCGAATTTTCGGCCCCGGAGCGGTTTTACCTCCTCGCACCGACCGCCGCACGGGAGCCCGCTGGATGCGAATCAAGCGCCTGGACATCACTGG
This sequence is a window from Stigmatella aurantiaca. Protein-coding genes within it:
- a CDS encoding tetratricopeptide repeat protein — protein: MAREKDNIALSDEHNSRGIELADRGWLDEAIKEFKKAIELDPSSAHAHDNLATVYAEKKLFREALGEYLTALKLEPESATAHYNLACFLSTHAAEMAVEEYKEAIELDPEYPDAHLNLGLTYADQGRVEEAMRELQTAIELDPQDAFPRHELAALQMDEGDYRSAITQLKEVVRLEQDNFEAHLDLGICYAQKGFYAEAERAYEKARGLNAEDLLLNYNLAALYALWGRPKDAVTFLRQALTADKSKVMGWLSTDPMFDALKGDAEFEALF
- a CDS encoding hemolysin family protein translates to MEWLFLGLALLLVFANGFFVATEFAIVKVRATRLQAMVDEGRPGAGNAMKMVEKLDAFLSATQFGITLASLGLGWLGEPAFAHLLEPVLVGLVPEGASSTVAHSAAVAIAFALITFLHIVVGELAPKSLAIQRAEATTLAVALPMRAFYFLFYPAIWLLNGIARKLLNAFGIEAASEAHEAHNEDELRVILHSSAEAGSITTSRAELLERALEMAQKTARQVMVPRNQVKYLDVEEPLEKCIADARAAGHTWLPVCRGSMDEVEGVVNAKDLFFLLSKGELRALSQVQRPVLFIPENVSLEQLLAEFRRRRRQTALVVDEHGGTSGLVSIADVVAEVVGDVAELGRRMDEVRSLPGGRFELPGTAQLDDLEDRLDVSFDLSEDEQGEVTTIAGYLMTKLGRVPEKGDTLKLDMWRIQVEEVEGPRVVRVTVEPQSATKPSVPPAGTPGSPPGA